The DNA region AAAATTTTAATGGTGCATTGTGAGAAATAACTCAAGGTAGTAAATAATATTATTAAATGAGTGCCCGGGGTATGGGTTTATGTCCATGCCTTGGGTTTATTTTTTTTCGAATATGTAAGATTTTCTGTGGATGAGTATGTGGATCCATTATTTTTTCAAGCCATGGCAGACTTGTAACTAATTATAACTAAAATAATTAAATTTTATTTCCAAAATGCTAGTATTTTAGCCAAAAAATTACCCTTGACAAGGCGGAATATTGCCACAAAGAATAGGCCATGGAGTATGAAAAATATATTAGATTATTAGCCCCAGGTTCTTCGTTTAGTTTGGCTTCATCAGGCCAGATCGAGGCCTGTGAATATGGTAAAGGTGATGATCTGTCTAATTTGATGAGTCAGGTGAATCCATTATCCCAGGTAAATGGCGATGAGTCTATTGCGTTCAATTGCTCAGGAATATGGACGAGATTATTGAGGTTATTAATAGCAGTGAAATTGATCCTATTCCCGAAGAAATTGTGAACAAATTTCATTCAATCTTGGATAGACTTCAAAAGATTCCCTTAGGTGAAGATCAATGTAATAAAGTGGCGAATAAACTAAGTTATGTGTGTGGAGAATTTGATAAAATGAGCAATAACACATGGAATTGTTTCATACATATAAATTGCGATATAAAAAAAATATCTCTACATAAAACTAAAATAATGCAGCGTGGCGAGAAATTTGAACAGTATGAGAAAAGGTTAGTTGTCAGAATGTTGATATTAATGGACTTGCTTAACCAGGAAAAGTGCTCAAAAAATTTTACCGATCCACAGAATGATGCAGCTTTAGAAATTGATTACAAAGGTGATTTCGATATGGGGCTCTTCAATGAGATTCATATAATTAATGATAAAGTTCGGCAAGCTAATAATGAGGCTTTGCAGCTTTGCAATGAGTGTCAGCAGATTAATAATGAAATTCAGAGACTTTGTGATAAGCATTCGCAGTGTAATAGGCGATATCAACAACTGAAGAAATTACAAAAAATTGTGGATGATCTGAAGATTTCTACCATTAACGTTGAACAATAGCGCCAAGGGCAATAAACTTGCTTGCTAGATAAATGCATGAGATATTGATTTATATCTATGGCTTGGGTTGGTGTGACTTTGGTATTCTATTTACGTTTTTATATTTTTTTACTTGACCTGGCGATGTGTATATTCTGTATATTATTTAGCATGAGGTGTATAAAGTATTTGTCGTCGTTAATAATGATGCCAAAAATATAACTAAATCAATGGCGAATGGAGGCATAGGTATCGTAATCGCAGGCAGATATGTGTTCACGTCTGTTAAATGGCGAAACTATGAAAATAAAAGCAATTGACTTTCTCTGTGGCCAGACTACAAGTTGACCAGCAGGCGAGATAGCTCAGTCGGTAGAGCAGAGGACTGAAAATCCTTGTGTCGGCGGTTCGATTCCGCCTCTCGCCACCATCTGCATCTGTTAGCTTTCTGCACCAATTAGTTTTTATAAGTACACAAAAATTTTTGTGCAAAATTTTCAACTGGTTTGTTTGCCGCTGTGCCTAATTCCTTAATTAATACCATTTTATCTATTTTCTTTTCGAATGGAATAGGTTGTACTTCTTTCGATGGCCAGTTGAATTTTTTCAAAGGCGGCATTAATCGTTTCAGCTTCAAGGGTTTTCTCCATGGGCTGGAAATTTAATTCAAACGAAAGGCTCTTTGAGCCGGCCGGTATTTCAGGCCCACGGTAAACATCAAATAAATTTATTTTTTCTATAAAAAATGTATTATCAGCGGTAGCTTTGGCGATGGCATTCAATCTATTCATCACCATACCAGCAGGTTCCGAAGCATCAACCAGTAGCGAAATATCGCGCAAAGCCTTTGGTAATGTAGGAAATTTTTCGTAACGATGTTTTTTAGGATTTCGTCCAATGGCTGAAAAATCTGCAACAAATTCAGCACCAATGATGGGCATATCAAGCCTATGCCAATGGCATGGGTTGTAGGAGATATGGCCAACTTTTAGGCAGAAGGAATCCTTGGATATGTCGCCGGCCTTGGCTGAATAATTTTTTTGCCAAAACCTGTCATCTAGTTGAGAGAAAATGGGTTGTGTGGCAATCTCTGCCAGTTCAAAAACCCTAGATATTAACCGTTTTGCTTCATAAAAGTCCGGCCTTTGGCAGTGCAACCAGGACCTTTCAAGATTTTCTGTTAAAATTACGAATGCCACCGATAGGGCTTCGGTTAGAATGCCATCCTCGCAACGAAATACGTTCCCTATCTCGAACAACCGCTGGACGTTATTACTATTTTGGATGTTGTATGTGATAGTTTTTAATAGTCCAGGCAGCAGCGATGGCCTCAGATAAGTTTGATCTTCCAGCAGCGGATTTGCGAGCTTAAGTCCTGCAACGGAAGCAGTTGCGCATTCTAGATCATCGACACAGCCCAGAGTATAATTATAACACTCATTGAAGTTGTTGTTTGCCAAGAAATTTTCGGCCTTTTTCGTGAATTCGGAAACCCTATCAGATTTTCTATCAGAGATTTTTGTAACAAATGGCATTTCTGGAATGCGGTCTGTTCCATATATCCGCAAAATTTCTTCCACCAAATCGACGGGTCTTGTAATTTCCCAGCGAAACGTTGGCACAGAAACTTTTAGGTTACTATTTTTCGCGTCGACGTCATATTTCAATCGTTTTAATATGGCTAGAATTTCGTCGGCATCTATGGCAAATCCAAGAACTTTTTTAACAAAATCCAATTCGAGATTTATGACATTGGCTTTCCTTCTACTTCTGTCGGCGATTAGACAAGGGCTTTGGAGCTTGCCGCCACATATTTCAACTATCATCTTGGCAGCCAACGCTCCAGCTTTCTGGGTAAGACTCGGATCTATTTCTCTGGCATAGCGATAGGAGCTGTCGGTGCCGATGCCAAGTTTTCTCGCTGTCCGATGAATCTTAGTAGCATCAA from Puniceicoccales bacterium includes:
- the pheT gene encoding phenylalanine--tRNA ligase subunit beta, yielding MKINLKWLKKFIDLDVSKDDLAETFTKLGLEVESISGIEMKPQETLVVGEIIKIEKHPNADRLNFCEVKIGENDVRNIVCGAKNFKLSDKIPVALPGTFLPDGTKIKKSNLRGIASDGMMCSGKELGLTSDHSGLLILEKNIPVGKKFHELFDGDDITFELKLTANRGDALCHYGVARELSAYYNIELKPIDIQEPIASINENSLSLEISSDCCRYYSAWKISEVKIETSPDWLIRDLKSIGVNSINNVVDITNWIMFSFGQPLHAFDLAKMTGDKVIVRQARNGEKILTLDSLEHEIDPSATVIADINGALALAGIIGGSRSCIDSNTTDILLESAYFDATKIHRTARKLGIGTDSSYRYAREIDPSLTQKAGALAAKMIVEICGGKLQSPCLIADRSRRKANVINLELDFVKKVLGFAIDADEILAILKRLKYDVDAKNSNLKVSVPTFRWEITRPVDLVEEILRIYGTDRIPEMPFVTKISDRKSDRVSEFTKKAENFLANNNFNECYNYTLGCVDDLECATASVAGLKLANPLLEDQTYLRPSLLPGLLKTITYNIQNSNNVQRLFEIGNVFRCEDGILTEALSVAFVILTENLERSWLHCQRPDFYEAKRLISRVFELAEIATQPIFSQLDDRFWQKNYSAKAGDISKDSFCLKVGHISYNPCHWHRLDMPIIGAEFVADFSAIGRNPKKHRYEKFPTLPKALRDISLLVDASEPAGMVMNRLNAIAKATADNTFFIEKINLFDVYRGPEIPAGSKSLSFELNFQPMEKTLEAETINAAFEKIQLAIERSTTYSIRKENR